The proteins below are encoded in one region of Hordeum vulgare subsp. vulgare chromosome 3H, MorexV3_pseudomolecules_assembly, whole genome shotgun sequence:
- the LOC123440969 gene encoding proteasome activator subunit 4-like, translating to MREKAAELVHIACRYLLKERTDDSILLALVVRVIDALVNYGSLEYDEWSSHVQAWKLESAAIIEPQCNFIVPFHAQGKKRYILVLHSSKKNIDSSNTRNKKTVQLKHKHSAAYMDIPIGLIIFFRFYWAYHGKRTVRIAS from the exons ATGCGTGAAAAGGCTGCAGAACTTGTGCACATAGCTTGCAG GTACTTACTAAAGGAAAGAACTGATGATAGTATTCTCCTAGCACTTGTAGTACGTGTGATTGATGCTTTGGTAAACTATG GTAGCTTGGAATATGATGAATGGTCAAGTCATGTTCAAGCTTGGAAGTTAGAGTCTGCTGCCATCATTGAGCCTCAATGCAACTTTATTGTTCCATTCCATGCTCAGGGCAAAAAGAGGTATATATTGGTCCTACACTCTAGTAAAAAAAACATTGATAGTAGCAACACAAGGAACAAAAAAACAGTGCAACTAAAACACAAGCATTCAGCTGCTTATATGGATATCCCTATAGGGCTTATCATTTTTTTTAGATTCTACTGGGCCTATCATGGAAAAAGGACAGTGAGAATCGCATCATAG